CGTAGGCGTACAAGGCATGTGTGCCGACCACGGTGAAATATTCGGCAAGCCCGGCTTGATCAAGCCGGTTCAGGATGTCCACGACAATGCCCGGGGCGCGCCCGACATGGAGCGCCCGATTCAGGCGCTGGTTGATGCGCATCCGCTCACGCAAATCGGTTTCGCGCTGCTCGGCGGCGATTTTTCTGGCGGTGAAATTGGCGTAGATTGATTCGGTTTCAGCCGATCTCGGCCCCAGGCTTTTCTGGCTGTTGGTGGGCGAGGTGCGAATCAGGTACTCGGTCTGGCCTGCGCTTTTCCAGTACATGCCGCCGCGAACTTCTCGCACTTCCTTGACTGCGCTTTCCCATGCCTGAAAAGTCGATTTTGCATCGATGTACTGGCGCTTTGCACCGTCATCGAGCTCCATCAGGTCAAGCAATTTCGGTGTCTTTTCCATAAATCTGAATTTACACGGAAATTTCTTTTATTTCAATTGACTATGTGTTTTTTCCGGCAGGTCTGTTGCGGCCGGGTAGGGGGGCTCAGGCCTGAGGGATGGCCTGGCCGTCGATGCTGGCCACCTGTGCCAGGAACTGCTCGATCGGCAGCGGCCGCGAGAAATGGTAGCCCTGGCCGTAGGTGCAACCCAGGCTGCGCAGCAGGTCGCGCTGTTCGGCGGTTTCGATGCCTTCGGCGACGACGCTGAGCTGCAGGGCGTCGGCCATCATGATGACGGCTTCGATCATCACCCGGTCGCTGGCGACCTGGCTCATGTCGCGGATGAAGGCCTTGTCGATCTTGACGGTATCGACCCGGAAGCGCTTCAGGTAGGAGAGCGAGGAGTAGCCGGTGCCGAAATCGTCGAGATAGACGCGGAAGCCGGCGCTCCGGATCGCGTCCAGCCAGCGCAGGGCATCGTGCGACTCGCCGATGAGCAGGCCTTCGGTGATCTCGAGGCCGAGACGTTGCGGCGCAATGCCGTGGCGGGCAGCGATCTCGCTCACCTTGGCCGGGCTCAGGCCGTCAGGAATCTGCCGGGCCGAGACGTTGACCGTCAGGCTGAGGTCGAGGCCGGCAGCCTGCCAGTCTGCCAGTTGCTGGCAGGCGGTTTCCATGCACCACAGGCCGATTGCGTTGATCAGGCCGGTCTGCTCGGCGAGCGGGATGAAGTTGTCGGGCGGCACCAGGCCGTGCGTCGGGTGTTGCCAGCGGATCAGCGCCTCGGCGCCGACCACGCGCTGGCTCGCCAGATGCACGATGGGCTGGTAGAACAGGCGCAGTTCGCCGCGCTGCACGGCAAGGCGCAGATCGTTGGCGAGGTTGTGCCGGTGCTCGATGGCATGCCGCATGTCCTGGTTGAACAGGCTCCAGATCTGGCCGCCGCGGTGGCGCGCATCGTTCAGCGCCAGCTCGGCGTTGCGCAGCAGGGCGGGCAGGCTGGTCCCGTCACCTGGGTAGAGTGTCGCCCCGATGCTGGCGCCGAGGCAGGTTTCCTGGCCGCTGACCGAGAAGCGCTCGCCGAGAACGCGCAGGATGCGCTGGCAGATGCTGTCCAGCTTGCCCGGCTCGTCGATGTTGGGCAGCACGACGGCGAATTCGTCGCCGCCGACGCGGGCCACCCAGTCGGTGTTCTTGATGCAGGAGAAAATGCGCGCCGCAAAGCCGATCAGCACGCGGTCGCCGGCCGGAAAACCGAGCGCATCGTTGAGCTGCTTGAAGCCTTCGAGATCGATCAGGAGCAGGGCGAAGTGCTGATCCTGTGCCTTGGCGATCTCGTTCGCCCAGAACTCCTCGAACCCCTGGCGATTGGCCAGGCCGGTCAGCTGGTCGGTGATCGCGGCGCGCTTGGCGGCCAGCTCGGCATTGCGCCGGCTGGTGACATCGCTGACGATGCCTTGCACCATGCAGCCACCGATCGGCGTCAGCGCCACGTTCAGCCAGCGCTGTGGCGTCACGCTGCGGAGCAGGGCCAGGTCATCGGCGACGGCAGCGTTGCTCTCGATGCAGCGCTCGATCATCTGGCGCAGATGAGCCGTATCCGTCCAGGGCAGGGCGAACAGCGAGCGGGGGGCGGCGTGGTCGGCAGCCGGCAAGGGCAGGCCGGTCAGCTGGGCCAGCGAACGGTTGTAGGAAGTCATGTCGCCGAGTGCGTCGGCAATGAAGATACCTGATTCGGCATTTTCGAAAATGTCGCGGTACTTGCGCTGGTCTACCTCATGCCGAAAGTGCAGGCGCTGCTCGATTTCGAGGGCGCTGACCAGGCGGGCGCTCAGCGCATTGATGTCCCGGGTCAGCAAGCCGAAGGCATTGTGTTCGTGGCCGGGCGGTGCGGCCAGCTGCTCGCCGCCGGCCGGGTCGAGCTGGTTCAGGCGCTGCGACAGCTCGGCGATCGGCTTGACGACCTGGCGCAGCACGGTGAGGGTCAGGGCAATGGCGACCGCGACGATCAGCAGCAGCATTTGCAGCGCGATCTGGCGGCGCGCCTGGGCGACCAGGCTATCGATCGCGGCACCGTCGGGCTGCAGCGCAATGTTGCCGACGATCGTGCTGTTCTCGAAGGGCGAAACAATATTGCGGTGTATCGGTTGACTGCCGAAAACGGCCTGTTTTCCCTCTGCCGAATTGCGTTCCAGGTGCGCCAGCATTCCCTTGTCGGAACGAATGTCGACTGCCTGGACTTCGCTGTTCCTGAGCAGGCCGCGCGCCACCTCCATGGCCAGTTCCTCGTTGCCGACGAAGCAGGCGACGCGGACGGTATCCTCGACGGTATCGAGCAACTCGCCGAGGCGCCGGTAGGCGTCCGCTTCGGTCTGGCGGGCAACGTTGATCGACATCGCCAGCATGATCAGGCCGCCGACCAGCAAGGTGATGACGATGATGTTGCCGACGGTGCGCCCGAGCAGGCTGCGTTGCCACAATTCGCGCATCAGCGTCCTGGCTCGAAAATGACCCGCAGGCGGCGATCCAGTCGCGTCGAATCGATATAGCCGATCGCTTGCGGATTCTGCAGCAGGGTGTCGATCAGCTTTTCGTGGCTGTCGATCTGACGCGGCGGTGTGGTGCGCCCGGTGAACAGCAGGCGCGCCCAGTAGGCATTGATCTCGGCCCGGCTCTTGCCGGTCAGGCGCTCGTAGAAGGTGCCGCTTTCCGGGGTCAGGTCGAGCGGTTCGGCGAGCTTGCCGCTGGGCAACTGGCGATAGCGCCCGAGGTAGATGTTGATCAGGTCGTCGCGCTTCAACTGGCCGATCTCGCTGTCCTGGCGAACCACGACGACCAGTTCGCCGGCGCCCGCGACAGGCGGGAGCAGAAGCAGAAGGAGGCCGAGGAGGGCGCGTAGTCGCATGATCGGGCTAGAAGACGAAATCCATGGCCATGGTCAGCACGTTGGTGCGTCCGTTCCAGTTGCTGCTTTCGTTGCGGAACGGAAAGACCGAGCCCGGTTTGCCGCGTATCGCGTCGAACTGGATCTTGAGATCCATGTTCTCGCGAAAGTCCCAGCGCAGGCCGAGCGAGGTGGTGTGCTGATCGGCGTGGCTGTCGGCAAGCACCCTGGCGACGCCGGCATTGAGCTCATCGAAGGGGGCGCCGCCCGGCAGGCCGGTACTCAGCGAACGTGCCTTGGAACGTATCCACGAATAACCGGCGAAAGGCGTCAGGCTGCCGATCCGGTAGCCGGCCAGGAAATAGCCGGACTGCCAGTTCTGGAAAGACTGGCTGCCATGGCGGGCGCGACTGACCATGAACTGGACCTGCCACGGGCCTTCGTCATAAACGGCCCCGAGCGAGTCGAAGCGGCTCGTCGAATCGGCCACGTCGAGGGCGCGCGCCGCCGCAACCGCCGATGGCATGCCGGTTTGCTTCAGGCCACTGGTCAGTTCGTCTATGGGCAGGTTGTGGCTGAACTTCAGTTGCGAGCTGCTCAGGCGCACGGTCCACGCGCCGCTTTGCAGGCTGATGTTGCCGCCCAGCATGCGCGAGCCTTGCAGGTTCCAGCTGCGGTCGGCAAGCGGCAGCTTTTCATTCAGCCAGCCGCCATGGAGGCGCGTGCGCAGCAGCAGATCGCCAATCGGCAGGACCCACTGCGCATCGGCACCGTCGATATGCGCGAAGGGCAGGACGCCGAAATAGTCGGCCGACGGACGGACCGTCAGGTAGGTGTAACCGACATGGCGCGAATCGGCATACATGTAGAAATCGGTGGCCAGCCGGCCGAGACGAAAGCTGCTGTGACCATTCGGGTCGTAGCGCACGAAACCCCACATCAGTTCCGGGTCATAGCTGCTGCCAATGTGATAGCGGCTGATCCCCTGCGCGATGACGGCCAGCTGGTCGCTGAGCACCCAGTTGGCCTGCAGGCCGATCAGCGAGTCGACATTGGCGCTCCATTCGCCCTTGCTGCCATGCGGTTGCGAAAGATCGCGCACGAAACCGGCACCGTTTGATGAAGAACGGGTCATGCCCAGCGTACCGAAACCATTCAGGCTGAAACGGCTGGCCGTCTCGCTGTCCTCCGCCTGGGCAGCCGTATGCACGCCGAGCGCAAGCAGAGCGGCGAGCAAGGACTGGTTTGTATGGTTTTTGTAAATATTTCGCATGGAAAGGTAATTTACCA
The DNA window shown above is from Quatrionicoccus australiensis and carries:
- a CDS encoding type 2 periplasmic-binding domain-containing protein; this translates as MRLRALLGLLLLLLPPVAGAGELVVVVRQDSEIGQLKRDDLINIYLGRYRQLPSGKLAEPLDLTPESGTFYERLTGKSRAEINAYWARLLFTGRTTPPRQIDSHEKLIDTLLQNPQAIGYIDSTRLDRRLRVIFEPGR
- a CDS encoding putative bifunctional diguanylate cyclase/phosphodiesterase, whose amino-acid sequence is MRELWQRSLLGRTVGNIIVITLLVGGLIMLAMSINVARQTEADAYRRLGELLDTVEDTVRVACFVGNEELAMEVARGLLRNSEVQAVDIRSDKGMLAHLERNSAEGKQAVFGSQPIHRNIVSPFENSTIVGNIALQPDGAAIDSLVAQARRQIALQMLLLIVAVAIALTLTVLRQVVKPIAELSQRLNQLDPAGGEQLAAPPGHEHNAFGLLTRDINALSARLVSALEIEQRLHFRHEVDQRKYRDIFENAESGIFIADALGDMTSYNRSLAQLTGLPLPAADHAAPRSLFALPWTDTAHLRQMIERCIESNAAVADDLALLRSVTPQRWLNVALTPIGGCMVQGIVSDVTSRRNAELAAKRAAITDQLTGLANRQGFEEFWANEIAKAQDQHFALLLIDLEGFKQLNDALGFPAGDRVLIGFAARIFSCIKNTDWVARVGGDEFAVVLPNIDEPGKLDSICQRILRVLGERFSVSGQETCLGASIGATLYPGDGTSLPALLRNAELALNDARHRGGQIWSLFNQDMRHAIEHRHNLANDLRLAVQRGELRLFYQPIVHLASQRVVGAEALIRWQHPTHGLVPPDNFIPLAEQTGLINAIGLWCMETACQQLADWQAAGLDLSLTVNVSARQIPDGLSPAKVSEIAARHGIAPQRLGLEITEGLLIGESHDALRWLDAIRSAGFRVYLDDFGTGYSSLSYLKRFRVDTVKIDKAFIRDMSQVASDRVMIEAVIMMADALQLSVVAEGIETAEQRDLLRSLGCTYGQGYHFSRPLPIEQFLAQVASIDGQAIPQA